In Vibrio japonicus, one DNA window encodes the following:
- a CDS encoding glutathione peroxidase, translating into MFESKEGQNVPQVTFPTRQGDQWVNVTTDELFKGKTVIVFSLPGAFTPTCSSSHLPRYNELFPVFKDHGVDEILCVSVNDTFVMNAWKQDQEAENIAFIPDGNGEFTDGMGMLVDKNELGFGKRSWRYSMLVKDGVVAKMFIEPNEPGDPFKVSDADTMLNYIAPDYKTQESITVFTKPGCPFCTKAKQNLIDKGLQYEEVVLGKDATTVSLRAITGRTTVPQVFIGGKHIGGSEELEVFLG; encoded by the coding sequence ATGTTCGAATCAAAAGAAGGCCAAAACGTACCTCAAGTTACTTTCCCAACTCGTCAAGGCGACCAATGGGTTAACGTAACAACGGATGAGCTGTTCAAAGGCAAAACTGTTATCGTATTTAGCCTTCCAGGCGCATTTACGCCAACTTGTTCATCAAGCCATTTACCTCGCTACAATGAGCTGTTCCCAGTATTTAAGGACCACGGTGTGGATGAAATTCTCTGCGTTTCGGTCAACGACACATTTGTGATGAATGCATGGAAACAAGACCAAGAAGCAGAAAACATTGCTTTCATTCCAGATGGTAACGGCGAATTTACTGATGGTATGGGTATGTTAGTGGATAAAAACGAGTTGGGTTTCGGCAAGCGCTCATGGCGTTACAGCATGCTGGTTAAAGATGGCGTAGTAGCAAAAATGTTCATTGAACCAAATGAGCCGGGCGACCCGTTCAAAGTGTCAGATGCGGACACTATGCTGAACTACATCGCGCCAGATTACAAAACGCAAGAATCGATCACTGTATTCACTAAGCCAGGTTGTCCGTTCTGTACTAAGGCGAAGCAGAACCTTATCGACAAAGGTCTGCAATACGAAGAAGTGGTACTGGGTAAAGATGCAACAACGGTCAGCTTACGCGCTATTACTGGTCGCACGACTGTACCTCAAGTCTTCATCGGTGGTAAGCACATCGGTGGCAGCGAAGAGCTAGAAGTTTTCCTAGGTTAA
- the oxyR gene encoding DNA-binding transcriptional regulator OxyR encodes MNIRDFEYLVALAEHKHFRKAAEACFVSQPTLSGQIRKLEDGLGTALLERSSRRVLFTDSGLQLVDQAKRILNEVKTFKDMANGQSGEMTGPMHIGFIPTVGPYLLPRIVPALKEQFPDLALFLHEAQTQQLVSQLEEGKLDCLVLASVAETAPFKEIDVYNEPMSVAVPSDHEWANLAEVDMLSLKGRTVLALGDGHCLRDQALGFCFAAGAKDDERFKATSLETLRNMVAAGAGITLLPELSLPKEKQKDGVCYIKAINPVPSRRIVLAYRPGSPLKARFEKLADAIQSQLMAS; translated from the coding sequence ATGAATATTCGTGATTTTGAATATCTGGTTGCGTTGGCTGAGCATAAGCATTTTCGTAAAGCCGCTGAGGCATGCTTCGTTAGCCAACCGACATTAAGTGGTCAGATTCGTAAGTTGGAAGATGGGCTAGGTACTGCTTTATTAGAGCGAAGTAGTCGTCGCGTATTGTTTACTGACTCTGGTTTGCAGCTGGTGGATCAAGCGAAGCGCATTCTGAATGAAGTGAAGACGTTTAAGGATATGGCCAATGGTCAAAGCGGTGAGATGACGGGACCAATGCATATCGGCTTTATTCCGACCGTTGGTCCTTATCTTTTGCCTCGTATTGTTCCTGCTCTAAAAGAACAGTTTCCGGACTTGGCACTGTTTTTACATGAAGCGCAAACCCAGCAGCTTGTGAGTCAGCTCGAAGAAGGAAAGTTGGACTGCTTAGTCCTTGCTTCTGTTGCGGAAACCGCACCATTTAAAGAGATAGACGTGTACAACGAACCGATGAGTGTGGCGGTTCCGAGTGATCATGAATGGGCGAATTTGGCAGAAGTGGATATGCTTTCTCTGAAAGGGCGTACAGTACTGGCTCTTGGTGATGGTCATTGTTTACGCGACCAAGCGTTGGGTTTCTGTTTTGCGGCTGGAGCAAAAGATGATGAGCGCTTTAAAGCGACCAGTTTAGAGACTCTGAGAAATATGGTGGCGGCAGGAGCTGGCATTACGCTGTTGCCGGAGTTGTCGCTACCTAAAGAGAAGCAGAAAGATGGGGTGTGCTATATCAAAGCGATTAACCCAGTTCCTTCACGTCGAATTGTCTTGGCGTATCGCCCGGGTTCTCCGCTAAAAGCGCGATTTGAAAAGCTAGCGGATGCTATTCAATCTCAGTTGATGGCGTCTTAG
- a CDS encoding penicillin-binding protein 1A: MKFIKRLFIFTLVCMILGVGTIFGFYLHVKPDLPDVATLKEVELQTPMQVFSQDGKLISQFGEKRRIPVTYDEIPQHLIEALIATEDSRFYDHPGIDPIGITRAAIVVAMSGSAKQGASTITQQLARNFFLSNEKKIMRKIKEIFIAIHIEQLLTKQEIMELYVNKIFLGYRSYGFGAAARVYFGKELQELTLSEIATLAGMPKAPSTLNPIYSLKRATERRNVVLKRMLDEKYITKDEYNQAKEEEIISRYHGAEIEVSAPYVAELARAWMVSRYGEDAYTSGMNIYTTVDSKLQEAANRSAINNLLGYDERHGYRGAEKVLWKAGDTPFDQEKIEKALDDTPSYGGLIPAVVTQVNQKDATVWVKRQGSQSLDWDAIKWARKFISDERQGSAPKKASDVLAVGELVWVRLKKANDEEAEKWYLSQIPSANTAFIAMNPENGAVVSLVGGFNFEHNKFNRATQSVRQVGSSIKPFIYAAGIDSGLTLASLINDAPIHHWDESQGKAWRPKNSPPTYVGPTRLRVGLAQSKNVMAVRVLREVGLQETRQYLTRFGFNLDDLPHSDTIALGAGSLTPMKVAQGYSVFANGGYYVEPFYISRVESPYGDVEFEANPKTICKTNCPAPIDLDENEFQEVDVDVNTTESPYAPQVISAQTAFLVREMMYSNVWGGGDWRSGSGWNGTGWRARKLKRHDIGGKTGTTNDTRDAWYAGYGPGVVAISWVGFDAHNRTLGRSTYNSNLGKQQITGGEAGAKTAQPSWIDFMSSALDGVEEQRKQVPSGIVRARIDRESGLLTKKTDGSSMVEYFKEGTEPTEYVSRETPDSIYMSEDGSEELF, translated from the coding sequence GTGAAGTTCATAAAGCGATTGTTCATTTTTACATTGGTTTGCATGATTCTTGGAGTCGGTACAATTTTCGGCTTCTATTTGCATGTAAAACCAGACCTACCAGATGTAGCGACTTTAAAAGAAGTAGAGTTACAAACGCCGATGCAGGTGTTCAGTCAGGATGGAAAACTGATCTCTCAGTTTGGTGAAAAGCGTCGCATTCCGGTGACGTATGATGAGATTCCTCAACACCTGATCGAAGCTCTTATCGCCACTGAGGATAGCCGCTTCTACGATCACCCGGGCATTGACCCTATTGGTATTACTCGTGCTGCTATTGTGGTTGCCATGTCTGGATCAGCCAAACAAGGCGCAAGTACCATCACTCAGCAGCTTGCTCGTAACTTTTTCTTATCTAATGAGAAAAAGATTATGCGTAAAATCAAAGAGATTTTTATTGCGATCCACATTGAACAACTGTTGACGAAACAAGAGATCATGGAGCTGTACGTCAACAAGATTTTTCTTGGCTATCGTTCTTATGGTTTTGGTGCGGCTGCTAGAGTTTACTTTGGCAAAGAACTTCAAGAATTAACCCTGAGTGAAATTGCCACCTTAGCGGGTATGCCAAAAGCGCCTTCTACGCTAAACCCTATCTACTCTCTTAAGCGTGCCACCGAACGCCGTAACGTCGTTTTGAAGCGTATGTTGGACGAGAAGTACATTACGAAAGACGAGTATAACCAAGCGAAAGAAGAGGAAATTATCTCTCGCTATCACGGCGCTGAAATTGAAGTGAGTGCACCTTACGTTGCCGAACTTGCGCGTGCATGGATGGTCTCTCGCTACGGTGAAGATGCCTATACCTCAGGAATGAACATCTACACCACGGTCGATTCAAAACTTCAGGAAGCCGCGAACCGCAGCGCGATCAACAACCTGCTTGGCTACGATGAGCGTCATGGTTACCGAGGGGCAGAAAAAGTACTTTGGAAAGCCGGTGATACTCCATTTGACCAAGAGAAAATTGAAAAAGCTCTAGATGATACGCCTAGCTATGGTGGATTAATTCCTGCCGTCGTGACGCAAGTTAATCAAAAAGATGCCACTGTGTGGGTGAAGCGACAAGGTAGCCAATCGCTTGATTGGGACGCGATTAAATGGGCGAGAAAGTTTATTTCAGATGAGCGCCAAGGCTCTGCTCCGAAAAAAGCCAGTGACGTTCTTGCTGTGGGCGAACTGGTTTGGGTACGCCTGAAGAAAGCCAACGATGAGGAAGCAGAAAAATGGTATTTAAGCCAAATCCCTAGTGCCAACACTGCATTCATCGCTATGAACCCAGAGAACGGTGCGGTAGTTTCTCTTGTCGGTGGTTTTAACTTTGAACACAACAAATTTAACCGTGCAACTCAATCTGTTCGCCAGGTCGGTTCAAGCATTAAGCCTTTTATCTATGCAGCGGGAATAGATAGCGGTTTGACTCTGGCAAGTCTGATTAACGATGCGCCAATCCACCATTGGGATGAAAGCCAAGGTAAGGCATGGCGTCCTAAGAACTCACCACCTACTTATGTTGGCCCTACGCGCTTACGTGTTGGTCTAGCTCAATCGAAAAACGTCATGGCCGTTCGTGTACTACGTGAAGTGGGCCTTCAAGAAACACGTCAATATTTAACGCGATTTGGCTTTAACCTAGATGACCTGCCTCATTCAGACACAATTGCACTGGGCGCAGGAAGCTTGACGCCAATGAAAGTGGCTCAGGGTTACTCTGTATTTGCCAATGGTGGCTACTATGTCGAGCCTTTCTATATCAGCAGAGTAGAAAGTCCGTATGGCGATGTTGAATTTGAAGCAAACCCAAAAACGATCTGTAAGACGAATTGCCCTGCCCCGATCGATTTGGATGAGAATGAGTTCCAAGAAGTAGATGTCGATGTGAATACGACAGAGTCTCCCTATGCGCCTCAAGTGATCTCAGCACAGACTGCCTTCTTAGTTCGCGAAATGATGTACAGCAACGTATGGGGTGGCGGTGACTGGCGTTCAGGCTCAGGCTGGAACGGTACAGGCTGGCGCGCTCGTAAGCTTAAACGCCATGATATTGGTGGTAAAACAGGAACGACCAATGACACCCGAGACGCTTGGTACGCAGGTTATGGCCCTGGCGTTGTCGCTATTTCTTGGGTTGGCTTTGACGCTCATAACCGTACTCTAGGACGAAGCACATACAACAGTAATTTGGGCAAACAACAAATTACTGGTGGCGAGGCAGGAGCTAAAACGGCACAACCAAGCTGGATTGACTTTATGAGCTCCGCTCTGGATGGCGTAGAGGAACAGCGCAAACAGGTTCCATCCGGTATTGTGCGTGCTCGCATCGATAGAGAGTCAGGCTTACTGACTAAAAAAACAGATGGAAGCTCAATGGTTGAGTACTTTAAAGAGGGTACAGAGCCAACGGAGTACGTCTCACGCGAAACGCCAGACAGTATTTACATGTCGGAAGATGGTAGCGAAGAGCTATTCTAG
- the pilM gene encoding type IV pilus assembly protein PilM — protein MGKSQVIGVDIGHHSIKAVALKLSKGTFNLVGYQEIRIESDIISDNHVLNYQKIVKKLKELRKSLPLFSQKVALAIPDNAVISKVLQIDSGLEGQEREFAIAQAFSHQSPFPVEELSLDFVELGKSGMNQSMEGYQVYATKLDVVESRVQAVSKAGFKPVLLDVQAHSLVHVWQLASILYDRPDWLLLDVGSTQSSVCMDFQNKAPFCKEIALGTHLIDSSSEMESRVHGDTERFIHALIEKLQRNIQLLSSVNGADVKGIWLSGGGASTPMLAEEISRRLNLQCELLNPLTLFGTLKLKKSANLSSSHAFTTATGLALRGLDWMERSHVA, from the coding sequence ATGGGTAAATCTCAAGTCATAGGCGTTGATATTGGTCACCACAGTATTAAAGCTGTCGCTCTCAAACTATCAAAGGGCACATTTAATCTTGTTGGTTACCAAGAGATCAGAATTGAATCAGACATTATCTCTGACAACCATGTGTTAAATTATCAGAAAATTGTAAAGAAACTCAAAGAACTAAGAAAGTCTTTGCCGCTATTTAGTCAAAAAGTTGCATTAGCGATTCCCGACAATGCGGTAATAAGCAAAGTATTACAAATAGATAGCGGACTAGAAGGTCAGGAACGGGAGTTCGCCATCGCTCAAGCATTTTCACACCAATCTCCTTTTCCGGTAGAAGAATTGAGTCTCGATTTCGTTGAGCTAGGTAAATCTGGCATGAATCAGTCTATGGAAGGGTATCAGGTTTATGCAACCAAACTCGATGTTGTTGAGAGTCGAGTACAAGCCGTTAGTAAAGCGGGGTTTAAACCAGTATTGCTCGATGTACAGGCACACAGTTTAGTTCATGTTTGGCAGCTCGCTTCTATCTTGTATGACCGACCTGACTGGTTACTGCTGGATGTTGGCTCAACCCAGTCGTCCGTCTGTATGGACTTTCAAAATAAAGCGCCTTTTTGTAAAGAGATAGCGTTAGGCACTCATCTTATTGATTCTTCATCGGAAATGGAGAGCAGAGTGCATGGCGATACTGAACGCTTTATTCACGCTTTAATTGAAAAGCTTCAAAGAAACATTCAATTACTTTCATCGGTGAATGGTGCTGATGTTAAAGGCATTTGGCTGTCCGGAGGGGGAGCATCAACCCCAATGTTAGCGGAAGAGATCAGTCGTCGTTTAAATCTCCAATGTGAATTATTGAATCCACTTACTCTTTTTGGAACCCTCAAATTAAAGAAAAGCGCCAACCTCTCTTCGAGTCATGCTTTTACGACGGCGACAGGGCTAGCATTACGAGGATTAGATTGGATGGAGCGTTCCCATGTTGCATAG
- a CDS encoding PilN domain-containing protein: MLHSVNLLPWREELRERHKRRFLSMLILGVLIAVLIQWAIGLYLQEQKHTQQDRLEYLNSYIKQQDMEIAALKKVEQEHKALLTRLSVVEKLQEKRNKAADIMNVIPTLIPEGVYVDKIKMNGLHIQISGISDTTSRLATMLDNLESSPVIRNVEMHSIVHDKPRFGKKFQTFKVSFSFAPDAAAVNEEQQRG; encoded by the coding sequence ATGTTGCATAGCGTCAATTTACTCCCTTGGCGCGAAGAGTTAAGAGAGCGCCACAAACGACGATTCCTATCTATGTTGATACTCGGTGTGCTCATCGCGGTATTGATCCAATGGGCGATAGGCCTATATCTGCAAGAACAAAAACACACTCAGCAAGATCGCTTGGAATATCTCAACTCGTATATTAAGCAGCAAGATATGGAAATTGCTGCTCTAAAAAAAGTGGAGCAAGAACATAAAGCGCTACTCACTCGCTTGAGCGTGGTAGAGAAGTTACAAGAAAAGCGTAACAAGGCGGCCGACATCATGAATGTCATACCGACTCTGATACCTGAAGGTGTGTATGTCGACAAGATCAAAATGAACGGCCTGCATATTCAAATTTCTGGTATCAGCGACACGACCTCTCGCCTTGCAACGATGCTGGACAATCTTGAAAGCTCTCCTGTCATCCGTAACGTTGAAATGCACTCAATTGTGCATGATAAACCGAGATTCGGTAAAAAATTCCAGACTTTTAAGGTTTCCTTTTCTTTTGCACCAGATGCGGCAGCAGTGAATGAGGAGCAGCAGCGTGGCTAA
- a CDS encoding type 4a pilus biogenesis protein PilO has protein sequence MAKYSELDIEEMAEWPILPQLGLILLIGLLLQGVGYWFYLKPKVENLDTLVQKEQELKTTVMIKANKVATLPKLKAQLDELSERYDYLSRQLPVQKELASMLASVNEVGLKNSLTFTRIDWGERQNQEFLYRLPLNIELTGDYHNIGDFTQAIAELPRIINFDDIDWQRVSQESSTLHFRVRAYTYQFKPEVEDEK, from the coding sequence GTGGCTAAATATAGTGAACTCGATATTGAAGAAATGGCTGAATGGCCCATTCTTCCCCAGCTTGGGCTGATTTTGCTCATCGGCTTGCTTCTTCAGGGAGTGGGCTATTGGTTTTATTTAAAACCGAAAGTCGAAAACCTCGATACTTTGGTTCAAAAAGAGCAGGAATTAAAAACGACGGTGATGATTAAAGCGAATAAAGTCGCGACATTGCCGAAGCTAAAAGCGCAGTTAGATGAGCTTTCAGAGCGCTATGACTATTTGTCGCGACAGCTCCCTGTTCAAAAAGAGCTGGCAAGTATGCTGGCGTCGGTGAATGAAGTGGGTTTGAAGAACTCTTTGACCTTTACCCGTATCGATTGGGGTGAAAGACAGAATCAAGAATTTCTCTATCGACTGCCTCTGAACATCGAACTCACAGGTGATTACCACAACATAGGTGATTTCACTCAAGCGATTGCCGAACTGCCGAGAATCATCAATTTTGATGATATTGATTGGCAGAGAGTCAGCCAAGAAAGTAGCACTCTCCATTTCCGTGTGCGCGCTTATACCTATCAATTTAAGCCGGAGGTCGAAGATGAAAAGTAA
- a CDS encoding pilus assembly protein PilP has product MKSKSLMALSIALLLVGCKANQEPLDEYVAQVERKARKDVVDLKPVIDFQTARYTAHKEREPFVLPQAALVLNQPIAKQDCWQPAKRRKSDKLERYPLSKLRLTGVMSGNGTISALVQTPTGNVVKVNAGHYIGLNNGKVTRVTDKYLQINETLPDGLGCWNKRNVKLALK; this is encoded by the coding sequence ATGAAAAGTAAGAGCCTTATGGCGCTTTCCATCGCCCTCCTTCTTGTAGGGTGTAAAGCCAATCAAGAACCATTAGACGAGTACGTTGCTCAAGTTGAGCGTAAAGCCCGTAAGGATGTCGTTGACCTCAAGCCTGTCATTGATTTTCAGACCGCTCGATATACCGCGCATAAAGAGCGTGAGCCGTTTGTGCTGCCTCAAGCCGCCTTGGTGCTGAATCAACCGATTGCAAAGCAAGATTGTTGGCAACCAGCGAAGCGAAGAAAGAGCGATAAGTTAGAGCGGTATCCTTTGAGCAAGTTGCGTTTGACGGGCGTGATGAGTGGGAACGGAACGATCTCTGCCTTGGTACAAACCCCAACAGGAAATGTGGTCAAGGTTAATGCTGGTCATTATATCGGTTTGAATAATGGAAAAGTCACCCGCGTGACGGACAAGTATTTGCAAATTAATGAAACCCTTCCAGATGGATTAGGTTGTTGGAACAAACGTAACGTCAAGTTAGCACTTAAATAG
- a CDS encoding type IV pilus secretin PilQ: MLFTTAAAAQEDVSNKLENIDFRVDGEQNAQIVVQLANPRVAVDVQKAQEGLSIELLNTDVADEKVYLLDVKDFSTNVESIEVFRKEPSTLLVAAIEGEYNYDYTLNGNYLEVIVKKVSKDEAPKQKSILEGEGKKISINFQDIPVRNVLQLIADYNDFNLVVSDSVSGNLTLRLDGVPWQQVLDIILKVKGLDKRVDGNVVLVAPKAELDLREKQSLEQARMEEELGDLYSEIIKVNFAKASEIAELIGGDGTVSMLSERGSLSVDERTNALLIRDLRENIDVIRDIIETLDVAVKQVQIEARIVTVSEGNLDELGVRWGFTSTNGNNTVGGSIESNLFQAGLYEGSGDGLPIDEFLNVNLAAASSNASSIAFQVAKLGSDLLLDLELSALQRESKAEVISSPRLITTNKKPAYIEQGTEIPYLESSSSGATTIAFKKAVLSLKVTPQITPDNRLVLDLSVTQDRPGEVVKTGHGEAVAIKTQRIGTQVLVNNGETVVLGGIFQHNVTDTVDKVPLLGDIPLLGALFRRSYQQMGKSELLIFVTPKVVIQ; the protein is encoded by the coding sequence ATGTTATTTACGACCGCCGCTGCGGCGCAGGAAGACGTAAGTAACAAATTGGAAAATATAGACTTTAGAGTTGATGGGGAGCAAAACGCACAAATTGTTGTTCAGTTAGCCAATCCAAGAGTGGCCGTGGATGTGCAAAAAGCTCAAGAAGGGTTGAGTATTGAGTTACTTAATACCGATGTAGCAGATGAAAAAGTCTATCTCCTCGATGTAAAAGACTTCTCTACAAATGTGGAATCAATCGAAGTCTTTCGAAAGGAACCAAGTACGCTTTTGGTTGCCGCTATCGAAGGTGAATATAACTATGACTACACATTAAACGGCAACTATCTCGAAGTTATCGTTAAAAAAGTCTCTAAAGATGAGGCGCCAAAGCAGAAAAGTATTCTAGAAGGGGAAGGGAAAAAAATCTCGATCAACTTCCAAGACATCCCTGTGCGTAATGTGTTGCAATTAATCGCTGATTACAACGATTTTAACTTAGTGGTTTCAGACTCTGTCTCGGGCAATTTAACCTTACGACTGGATGGCGTACCTTGGCAGCAAGTACTCGACATTATCCTTAAAGTGAAAGGTTTGGATAAGCGTGTTGATGGCAATGTTGTACTCGTTGCCCCAAAAGCGGAACTTGATCTCAGAGAAAAGCAATCACTTGAACAAGCACGCATGGAAGAAGAGTTAGGGGACCTCTACTCGGAAATCATTAAAGTGAATTTTGCTAAAGCGTCTGAAATTGCGGAACTGATCGGAGGCGATGGCACAGTGAGTATGTTGTCCGAGCGTGGTTCATTGAGCGTGGATGAACGTACTAACGCTTTGTTAATCCGTGATTTGAGGGAAAACATTGATGTTATTCGTGACATCATTGAGACGCTGGATGTGGCCGTAAAACAGGTTCAAATTGAAGCGCGAATCGTCACGGTCAGTGAAGGTAACTTAGATGAGCTTGGTGTTCGCTGGGGTTTTACCTCGACCAACGGTAACAATACAGTCGGTGGTTCGATTGAAAGCAATTTATTCCAAGCTGGATTATACGAAGGTAGCGGTGATGGCTTGCCAATCGATGAATTCCTCAATGTGAATTTAGCTGCTGCTTCTTCAAATGCGTCATCGATTGCCTTTCAGGTTGCTAAACTAGGTTCAGACTTACTGCTGGATTTAGAGTTATCTGCACTTCAGCGTGAATCGAAAGCGGAAGTGATTTCTAGCCCACGTTTGATTACGACGAACAAGAAACCGGCTTATATTGAGCAGGGTACAGAAATTCCTTATCTGGAATCTTCTTCAAGTGGTGCGACAACGATCGCCTTTAAGAAAGCCGTCCTTAGTTTAAAAGTGACACCGCAAATCACGCCAGATAACCGTTTAGTGCTTGATTTAAGTGTGACGCAAGACAGACCGGGCGAAGTGGTGAAAACAGGTCATGGTGAAGCGGTAGCGATCAAAACTCAGCGTATCGGTACGCAAGTTCTGGTGAACAATGGTGAAACTGTCGTCTTGGGAGGTATATTCCAACACAATGTGACCGACACCGTTGATAAGGTGCCTTTGTTGGGTGATATCCCTCTTTTAGGGGCATTATTCCGTCGAAGTTATCAACAAATGGGTAAGAGTGAACTGCTAATTTTTGTTACGCCAAAGGTAGTGATTCAGTAG
- the aroK gene encoding shikimate kinase AroK, whose protein sequence is MAEKRNIFLVGPMGAGKSTIGRHLAQQLHMEFVDSDTVIEERTGADIAWVFDVEGEEGFRIREEKVINDLTEEQGIVLATGGGSIKSKENRNRLSARGIVVYLETTIEKQLARTNRDKKRPLLQTDDPREVLETLAGERNPLYEEIADYTVRTDDQSAKVVANQIVKMLEER, encoded by the coding sequence ATGGCTGAGAAACGTAATATTTTTCTTGTTGGCCCAATGGGTGCCGGCAAAAGCACAATAGGTAGACATCTAGCTCAACAGCTTCATATGGAGTTTGTCGATTCTGATACTGTGATCGAAGAGCGCACAGGCGCAGATATCGCTTGGGTATTTGATGTTGAAGGTGAAGAAGGTTTCCGCATTCGCGAAGAGAAGGTGATTAACGATCTGACCGAAGAGCAGGGGATCGTACTAGCGACAGGCGGCGGCTCAATTAAGAGCAAAGAGAACCGTAATCGTTTATCTGCTCGTGGCATAGTTGTGTACCTTGAAACAACTATCGAGAAGCAACTTGCGCGTACTAACCGCGACAAGAAGCGTCCTCTGCTACAGACTGACGACCCACGCGAAGTTTTGGAAACTCTAGCGGGTGAACGTAATCCACTTTACGAAGAAATAGCGGATTACACAGTACGTACAGACGATCAAAGTGCAAAAGTGGTAGCCAACCAGATTGTAAAAATGCTAGAAGAACGTTAA
- the aroB gene encoding 3-dehydroquinate synthase codes for MERITVSLGERSYPISIGAGLFNDPAHLSFLNRSNSSAKQKVVVISNVTVAPLYAEKIISLLEQQGCEASLLELPDGEQYKSLDTFNTVMSFLLEGNYARDVVIVALGGGVIGDLVGFSAACYQRGVDFIQIPTTLLSQVDSSVGGKTAVNHKLGKNMIGAFYQPKSVIIDTECLATLPDREFAAGIAEVIKYGIIYDQAFFVWLEENLEKLYQLDEQALTFAIARCCQIKADVVAQDEKESGIRALLNLGHTFGHAIEAELGYGNWLHGEAVAAGTVMAAKTAQLQGLISDDQLERIITILKRAHLPVHTPAEMTFADFMKHMMRDKKVLAGELRLVLPTGIGSAEVVKGTPESVIEQAIDFGRDL; via the coding sequence ATGGAACGGATTACGGTCAGCTTAGGTGAACGTAGCTATCCCATTTCAATTGGTGCCGGATTATTTAATGATCCGGCCCACCTTTCATTTCTTAACCGCTCTAATTCATCAGCAAAACAGAAAGTTGTCGTGATCAGTAATGTCACTGTCGCCCCACTTTATGCTGAGAAAATTATCTCGCTACTCGAACAACAGGGTTGTGAAGCATCACTGCTTGAACTGCCTGACGGTGAGCAATACAAGTCTCTCGATACCTTCAACACAGTCATGAGCTTCTTGTTGGAAGGCAACTATGCCCGAGACGTCGTGATTGTTGCGCTTGGTGGCGGTGTTATTGGTGATTTAGTTGGCTTTTCTGCTGCTTGTTACCAGCGTGGCGTCGACTTTATCCAAATTCCAACCACACTTCTGTCCCAAGTCGACTCATCAGTAGGCGGCAAAACCGCAGTCAATCATAAATTGGGTAAAAACATGATTGGCGCATTCTACCAGCCGAAATCTGTGATTATTGATACCGAGTGCTTGGCAACGCTACCTGATCGTGAGTTTGCAGCAGGTATTGCCGAGGTGATTAAGTACGGCATTATCTACGATCAGGCGTTCTTTGTTTGGCTCGAAGAGAATCTAGAGAAGCTTTATCAACTTGATGAGCAAGCGCTAACATTTGCGATTGCTCGATGCTGCCAGATTAAGGCTGACGTTGTCGCTCAAGACGAAAAAGAATCAGGTATTCGTGCTTTACTCAACTTAGGCCATACATTTGGTCACGCGATCGAGGCGGAGTTGGGTTACGGAAATTGGCTTCATGGAGAAGCTGTCGCGGCTGGCACTGTCATGGCTGCAAAAACAGCACAGCTGCAAGGTTTGATTTCTGACGATCAGCTTGAACGCATCATTACCATTCTAAAAAGAGCGCATCTGCCTGTTCATACACCAGCAGAAATGACCTTTGCTGACTTTATGAAACACATGATGCGAGACAAAAAGGTGTTGGCAGGAGAGCTTAGATTAGTGCTGCCTACCGGCATAGGTAGTGCTGAAGTAGTGAAGGGCACTCCAGAATCGGTTATTGAACAAGCCATTGATTTTGGCCGCGATCTATAA